Proteins encoded in a region of the Paucibacter sediminis genome:
- the thiC gene encoding phosphomethylpyrimidine synthase ThiC, whose amino-acid sequence MNSVSDAGLEGISDNIQLTREPLPGSSKQYLPGELHPELRVPLRAIALSNGEVVTVYDASGPYTDANANIDVHRGLPAPRAAWVKARGDTEAYEGRRIQLIDDGLRDQAQQLRLQALSAGLQRQPRRAKPGANVTQLHYARRGIVTPEMEYVAIRENQRHAWMQEYQADAEREARLAGHAFGASIPDLITPEFVRDEVARGRAIIPANINHPELEPMAIGRNFLVKVNANIGNSAVTSSIEEEVEKLVWSTRWGADTVMDLSTGRNIHTTRDWIIRNSPVPIGTVPIYQALEKVGGVAEDLTWALFRDTLIEQAEQGVDYFTIHAGVRLPFVPMTVKRRTGIVSRGGSILAKWCIAHHQENFLYTHFEEICEIMKAYDVSFSLGDGLRPGSLADANDEAQFAELRTLGELTKIAWQHDVQTMIEGPGHVPMHMIQANMTEQLKHCDEAPFYTLGPLTTDIAPGYDHITSGIGAAMIGWFGCAMLCYVTPKEHLGLPNRDDVKAGLMAYKIAAHAADIAKGHPGARARDDALSKARFEFRWQDQFNLGLDPETAREFHDETLPKDSAKVAHFCSMCGPKFCSMKITQDVREYAEGMAAGMEAKSAEFKAQGSELYIPIAKA is encoded by the coding sequence ATGAACAGCGTGAGCGACGCAGGCCTTGAAGGCATCAGCGACAACATCCAATTGACCCGCGAGCCCCTGCCCGGCTCCAGCAAGCAGTACCTGCCGGGCGAGCTGCACCCCGAGCTGCGCGTGCCCCTGCGCGCCATCGCGCTCAGCAACGGTGAGGTGGTGACCGTCTACGACGCCTCCGGCCCCTATACCGACGCCAACGCCAACATCGACGTGCACCGCGGCCTGCCCGCCCCGCGCGCCGCCTGGGTGAAAGCGCGCGGCGACACCGAGGCCTACGAGGGCCGTCGCATCCAGCTGATCGACGACGGCCTGCGCGACCAGGCCCAGCAGCTCAGGCTGCAGGCCCTCAGCGCCGGCCTGCAGCGCCAGCCACGCCGCGCCAAGCCTGGCGCCAACGTGACCCAGCTGCACTACGCGCGCCGCGGCATCGTCACGCCCGAGATGGAATACGTGGCGATCCGCGAGAACCAGCGTCACGCCTGGATGCAGGAATACCAGGCCGATGCCGAGCGCGAGGCGCGCCTGGCCGGCCACGCCTTCGGTGCCAGCATCCCCGACCTCATCACGCCCGAGTTCGTGCGCGACGAGGTGGCGCGCGGCCGCGCCATCATCCCGGCCAATATCAACCACCCCGAGCTGGAGCCGATGGCGATCGGCCGCAACTTCCTCGTCAAGGTGAATGCCAATATCGGCAACTCGGCGGTCACGTCCAGCATCGAGGAAGAGGTGGAGAAGCTGGTGTGGAGCACGCGCTGGGGCGCCGACACGGTGATGGACCTCAGCACCGGCCGCAACATCCACACCACGCGCGACTGGATCATCCGCAACAGCCCGGTGCCGATCGGCACCGTGCCCATCTACCAGGCACTTGAAAAGGTAGGTGGCGTGGCCGAGGACCTCACTTGGGCGCTGTTCCGCGACACCCTGATCGAGCAGGCCGAACAGGGCGTCGACTACTTCACCATCCACGCCGGCGTGCGCCTGCCCTTCGTGCCCATGACGGTGAAGCGCCGCACCGGCATCGTCTCGCGCGGCGGCTCCATCCTGGCCAAGTGGTGCATCGCCCACCACCAGGAGAACTTCCTCTACACGCATTTCGAAGAGATCTGCGAGATCATGAAGGCCTACGACGTCAGCTTCTCGCTCGGCGACGGCCTGCGCCCCGGCTCGCTGGCCGACGCCAACGACGAGGCCCAGTTCGCCGAGCTGCGCACCCTGGGCGAGCTCACCAAGATCGCGTGGCAGCACGATGTGCAGACCATGATCGAGGGCCCCGGCCATGTGCCCATGCACATGATCCAGGCGAACATGACCGAGCAGCTCAAGCACTGCGACGAGGCGCCCTTCTACACGCTCGGCCCCTTGACCACCGACATCGCGCCCGGCTACGACCACATCACCTCGGGCATCGGCGCGGCCATGATCGGCTGGTTCGGCTGCGCCATGCTCTGCTACGTCACGCCCAAGGAACATCTGGGCCTGCCGAACCGCGACGACGTCAAGGCCGGCCTGATGGCCTACAAGATCGCCGCCCACGCGGCCGATATCGCCAAGGGCCACCCGGGCGCACGCGCCCGCGACGACGCGCTCTCCAAGGCCCGCTTCGAATTCCGCTGGCAGGACCAGTTCAACCTCGGCCTCGACCCCGAGACCGCGCGCGAGTTCCACGACGAGACCTTGCCCAAGGACAGCGCCAAGGTGGCCCACTTCTGTTCCATGTGCGGGCCCAAGTTCTGCTCGATGAAGATCACGCAGGATGTGCGCGAATACGCCGAGGGCATGGCGGCCGGGATGGAAGCCAAGAGCGCCGAGTTCAAGGCGCAGGGCAGCGAGCTCTACATCCCGATCGCGAAGGCCTGA
- a CDS encoding pirin family protein gives MTAATITTVLQQPRQVERLIAGQPTSDGAGVKLTRVLTQNLQRRLDPYLMLDAFGSDQADDYIAGFPDHPHRGFETITYMLEGRMRHRDSAGHEGLLGNGGVQWMTAGRGVIHSELPEQEEGRMEGFQLWLNLPAKDKMRAPWYRDIPSAEIPEWHGEGASVRVIAGASRGVQGAVQREGTEPVYLDIHLQPGVRFEQALPDTHNAFVYVYRGGVQFGSGCTVPAQRMAILANTAGSDGVAFTAGEAGARLLLIAGKPLNEPIAQYGPFVMNTEAELMQAVRDFQTGKLA, from the coding sequence ATGACTGCCGCCACGATCACCACCGTTCTGCAACAGCCTCGCCAGGTCGAGCGGCTGATCGCCGGCCAGCCCACCAGCGATGGCGCGGGCGTCAAGCTCACCCGCGTGCTGACGCAGAACCTGCAGCGCCGCCTCGATCCCTATCTGATGCTGGACGCCTTCGGTTCGGACCAGGCCGACGACTACATCGCCGGCTTCCCCGACCATCCGCACCGCGGCTTCGAGACCATCACCTATATGCTGGAAGGCCGCATGCGCCACCGCGACTCCGCCGGCCATGAGGGCCTGCTGGGCAATGGCGGCGTGCAGTGGATGACGGCCGGGCGCGGCGTGATCCATTCGGAGCTGCCCGAGCAGGAAGAGGGCCGCATGGAAGGCTTCCAGCTCTGGCTCAACCTGCCGGCCAAGGACAAGATGCGCGCGCCCTGGTACCGCGACATTCCCTCGGCCGAAATCCCCGAGTGGCATGGCGAGGGCGCCAGCGTGCGCGTGATCGCCGGCGCCAGCCGGGGCGTGCAGGGGGCGGTGCAGCGCGAGGGCACCGAGCCGGTCTATCTGGACATCCATCTGCAGCCGGGGGTCAGGTTTGAACAGGCGCTGCCGGACACGCACAACGCCTTCGTCTACGTCTACCGTGGCGGCGTGCAGTTCGGCTCGGGTTGCACCGTGCCGGCCCAGCGCATGGCGATCCTGGCCAATACCGCGGGCAGCGATGGCGTGGCCTTCACGGCCGGCGAGGCGGGCGCGCGCCTGCTGCTGATCGCCGGCAAGCCGCTCAACGAGCCGATTGCGCAGTACGGCCCCTTCGTGATGAATACCGAGGCCGAGCTGATGCAGGCGGTGCGTGACTTCCAGACCGGCAAGCTGGCCTGA
- a CDS encoding pirin family protein, whose product MSKKFELLPAHFGDVGGLTIRRALPTARRRMVGAWCFLDHAGPAELPADKPMRVGPHPHTGLQTFSWLIEGEVLHRDSLGTVQMLRPGQVNLMTAGRGIAHSEESQTARLQLAQLWIALPDAQRFCEPAFEHFPLLPQLALNGFNTTLLVGRYGAAHSPVPSHTPLLGMDLRCQAPASTELLLTPGYEHGLMALEGELQIGMEDGERQTLSPGQLLYLAPGAHRLQLSSAAPARLLLLGGTPFEEPVLLWWNFVARDSEEVQRFAADWNAGIGFGTVQGYAGERLLAPDPAGLKLKSPARN is encoded by the coding sequence ATGAGCAAAAAGTTCGAACTGCTGCCGGCACATTTCGGCGATGTCGGCGGGCTGACGATACGCCGCGCCCTGCCCACCGCCAGGCGCCGCATGGTGGGCGCCTGGTGCTTCCTCGACCACGCCGGGCCGGCCGAGCTGCCCGCCGACAAGCCCATGCGGGTGGGCCCGCATCCGCACACCGGCCTGCAGACCTTTTCCTGGCTGATCGAGGGCGAGGTGCTGCACCGCGACTCGCTGGGCACGGTGCAGATGCTGCGCCCCGGCCAGGTGAATCTGATGACGGCGGGCCGTGGCATCGCGCATTCGGAAGAATCGCAGACGGCACGCTTGCAGCTGGCCCAGCTGTGGATCGCGCTGCCGGACGCGCAGCGCTTTTGCGAACCCGCCTTCGAGCATTTCCCGCTGCTGCCGCAACTCGCCCTGAACGGCTTCAACACCACCCTGCTGGTGGGCCGCTATGGCGCCGCGCATTCACCCGTGCCCAGCCACACGCCCCTGCTGGGCATGGACCTGCGCTGCCAGGCGCCGGCCAGCACCGAGCTGCTGCTGACCCCGGGCTACGAGCATGGCCTGATGGCGCTGGAGGGCGAGCTGCAGATCGGCATGGAGGACGGTGAGCGTCAGACCCTGAGCCCCGGCCAGCTGCTCTATCTGGCCCCCGGCGCGCATCGGCTGCAGCTCAGCAGCGCGGCGCCGGCGCGCCTGCTGCTGCTGGGCGGCACGCCCTTCGAGGAGCCGGTGCTGCTGTGGTGGAACTTCGTCGCGCGCGACAGCGAGGAGGTCCAGCGCTTCGCCGCCGACTGGAACGCCGGCATCGGCTTCGGCACGGTGCAGGGCTACGCGGGCGAGCGCCTGCTCGCCCCCGATCCGGCCGGCCTGAAGCTCAAGTCCCCGGCGCGAAATTGA
- a CDS encoding PEP-CTERM sorting domain-containing protein, which yields MQPMPLPRARWVAPALLTLALAQGASAATINSVFTPLGGNSWTVDFTVLADGTPASLSGFTVFFPEADFSNLLVQGSPGSWDSLVAQPDTGIPAAGFFDSVMLNRSLGLTAGQSQGGFVVKFDYQGAAAPGSLQFEITDENFQLLASGQTAVVPEPATWAQLFGGLGLLALLARRRADGSRS from the coding sequence ATGCAGCCGATGCCCCTCCCGCGCGCCCGCTGGGTCGCCCCCGCTCTGCTCACCCTGGCCCTTGCCCAGGGCGCTTCCGCCGCCACCATCAACAGCGTCTTCACGCCGCTGGGCGGCAACAGCTGGACGGTGGATTTCACCGTGCTGGCCGATGGCACGCCGGCCAGCCTGTCCGGCTTCACCGTGTTCTTTCCCGAGGCCGATTTCAGCAATCTGCTTGTGCAGGGATCGCCGGGCAGCTGGGACAGCCTGGTCGCGCAGCCGGATACCGGCATCCCGGCGGCCGGTTTCTTCGACAGCGTGATGCTGAACCGCTCGCTGGGGCTGACCGCGGGGCAGTCGCAGGGCGGCTTTGTCGTCAAATTCGATTACCAGGGCGCCGCGGCGCCGGGCAGTCTGCAGTTTGAGATCACCGACGAGAACTTCCAGCTGCTGGCCAGCGGCCAGACCGCGGTGGTGCCCGAGCCCGCCACCTGGGCGCAGCTGTTCGGCGGCCTGGGCCTGCTCGCCCTGCTGGCACGCCGGCGCGCCGACGGGAGCCGCTCATGA
- a CDS encoding NADPH-dependent FMN reductase encodes MTRLIALSGSLRQASFNTALLRAATGLAPQGVDIELRTLHGIPLYDGDVEAQGVPAAVSRLRAEIQAADGLIIGTPEYNNSIPGVLKNGLDWLSRPPAEGRKTFFGKPVAVLGATPGGFGTVQSQDAILSVLRAFGCSCWFGGRLMVSKANTLFDAQGELLDETLKQQLRDFLSGFAAQLGRP; translated from the coding sequence ATGACCCGATTGATCGCCCTTTCCGGCAGCCTGCGCCAGGCTTCCTTCAATACCGCCCTGCTGCGCGCCGCCACCGGCCTGGCGCCGCAGGGGGTCGACATCGAGCTGCGCACCCTGCATGGCATCCCGCTCTACGACGGCGATGTGGAAGCCCAGGGCGTGCCGGCGGCGGTGAGCCGGCTGCGCGCCGAGATCCAGGCCGCCGACGGCCTCATCATCGGCACGCCCGAGTACAACAACTCCATCCCCGGCGTGCTCAAGAACGGCCTCGACTGGCTCTCGCGCCCGCCGGCCGAGGGGCGCAAGACCTTCTTCGGCAAGCCGGTGGCGGTGCTGGGGGCCACGCCCGGCGGCTTCGGCACGGTGCAGAGCCAGGACGCGATCCTGAGCGTGCTGCGCGCCTTCGGCTGCAGCTGCTGGTTCGGCGGCCGGCTGATGGTGTCCAAGGCGAATACCCTGTTCGATGCGCAGGGCGAGCTGCTCGACGAGACGCTCAAGCAGCAGCTGCGCGATTTTCTGAGCGGCTTTGCCGCACAACTCGGAAGGCCATGA
- a CDS encoding TonB family protein yields the protein MNGSLSALRMCRLALALGLAAATLGVAAQQLGDLEKKSSLSDADRAKRDADKVFQWIKFNADKAPAKPAAPAPAPAKPAAPVAKAAPRHESPAPSPKAEELQNKPEPAVATAASSSSPAPEPVQLATASPKLNPPPPAAVAPAAAPEPEPEVALKLINKVEPEIPRQLLSSVRNGLVVVKFTVEPNGAVSGAEAIKSSHRKLSVAAIDAVNQWRFAPIPRSREVSVEIGFQAE from the coding sequence ATGAACGGCTCCTTGTCTGCATTGCGCATGTGCCGTCTGGCCTTGGCGCTGGGCCTTGCCGCCGCGACGCTGGGTGTTGCCGCTCAGCAGCTCGGGGACCTTGAGAAGAAGTCTTCCCTCAGCGATGCCGATCGGGCCAAGCGCGACGCCGACAAGGTGTTCCAGTGGATCAAGTTCAACGCCGACAAGGCGCCCGCCAAGCCCGCCGCGCCTGCGCCCGCACCGGCCAAGCCGGCCGCACCGGTGGCCAAGGCCGCGCCGCGGCACGAGTCACCGGCGCCCAGCCCCAAGGCCGAGGAGCTGCAGAACAAGCCCGAGCCTGCCGTGGCCACTGCGGCGAGCAGCAGCAGCCCGGCGCCCGAGCCGGTTCAGCTGGCCACCGCGAGCCCCAAGCTGAATCCCCCGCCGCCCGCCGCCGTGGCGCCCGCAGCGGCGCCCGAGCCCGAACCCGAGGTGGCGCTGAAGCTGATCAACAAGGTCGAGCCCGAGATCCCGCGCCAGCTGCTCAGCAGCGTGCGCAACGGCCTGGTGGTGGTGAAGTTCACCGTCGAGCCGAATGGCGCGGTGAGCGGGGCCGAGGCCATCAAGAGCTCGCACCGCAAGCTCTCGGTGGCGGCCATCGATGCCGTCAACCAATGGCGCTTCGCGCCGATCCCGCGCTCGCGCGAGGTCAGTGTGGAGATCGGCTTTCAGGCTGAGTAG
- a CDS encoding FAD-dependent oxidoreductase yields MAKKIAIAGAGLAGRLFAWALARAGHEVRVWDAGPGPAPAFDGQGAAAFTAAGMLSPLAELDRAEAEVAVLGWQSLRLWPAIVAALHQPVRLQTEGSLLLAHRPDQGAAARVLQRLQQAGADLSSFPTPQPLSAAQLRELEPALPAGPRAWLLPGEGLIHPLQAMQALHSSAAGVQWHWQRPVAEVQAGRITLSDGEQVHADWAIDTRGLGARPTLPLRGVRGEVLTLELAGHGLRRPLRLMHPRHCVYLVPRSADELLIGASEIESEDRSPVSLQSAVELMAAAHSLMPQLGEARITRLDRNLRPALPHHRPHAHSAPGLIQLNGLFRHGWLLAPALVQRLLTQTQLASLP; encoded by the coding sequence ATGGCGAAGAAGATCGCCATCGCCGGCGCCGGCCTGGCCGGCCGCCTGTTCGCCTGGGCGCTCGCGCGCGCCGGCCATGAGGTGCGGGTCTGGGACGCCGGCCCCGGCCCCGCGCCCGCCTTCGATGGCCAGGGCGCCGCCGCCTTCACGGCCGCCGGCATGCTCAGCCCGCTGGCCGAGCTGGACCGCGCCGAGGCCGAGGTGGCGGTGCTCGGCTGGCAATCGCTGCGCCTGTGGCCCGCCATCGTCGCCGCGCTGCATCAGCCGGTGCGCCTGCAGACCGAGGGCAGCCTGCTGCTGGCGCACCGCCCCGACCAGGGCGCCGCGGCGCGCGTGCTGCAGCGCCTGCAGCAGGCCGGCGCGGACCTCTCATCCTTCCCGACGCCGCAGCCGCTCAGCGCGGCCCAGCTGCGCGAGCTGGAGCCGGCGCTGCCCGCCGGCCCGCGGGCCTGGCTGCTGCCCGGCGAGGGGCTGATCCATCCGCTGCAGGCCATGCAGGCGCTGCACAGCTCGGCGGCTGGCGTGCAGTGGCATTGGCAGCGCCCGGTGGCCGAGGTCCAGGCCGGTCGGATCACGCTCAGCGACGGCGAGCAAGTCCACGCCGACTGGGCCATCGACACGCGCGGCCTCGGCGCCCGCCCCACCCTGCCGCTGCGCGGCGTGCGCGGCGAGGTGCTGACGCTGGAACTGGCCGGGCATGGCCTGCGCCGGCCGCTGAGGCTGATGCACCCGCGCCATTGCGTCTACCTGGTGCCGCGCAGCGCAGATGAGCTGCTGATCGGCGCCAGCGAGATCGAGAGCGAGGACCGCTCGCCCGTCAGCCTGCAGAGCGCGGTGGAGCTGATGGCCGCGGCCCACAGCCTGATGCCGCAATTGGGCGAGGCCCGCATCACGCGGCTGGACCGCAATCTGCGCCCCGCCCTGCCCCACCACCGCCCGCATGCGCACAGCGCGCCCGGCCTGATCCAGCTCAACGGCCTGTTCCGCCATGGCTGGCTGCTGGCGCCCGCCCTGGTGCAGCGCCTGCTGACGCAAACCCAGCTGGCCAGCCTGCCATGA
- the thiS gene encoding sulfur carrier protein ThiS, which yields MNIQILIDEQPRELPAGSNLAELLALLQREPRSVATAVNGRFVAREARPGTMLAEGDQVLLFQPIVGG from the coding sequence ATGAACATCCAGATCCTGATCGACGAGCAACCCCGCGAGCTGCCGGCCGGCAGCAATCTGGCCGAGCTGCTGGCCTTGCTGCAACGCGAGCCGCGGAGCGTGGCCACGGCCGTGAACGGCCGCTTCGTGGCGCGCGAGGCAAGACCCGGCACCATGCTCGCCGAGGGCGACCAGGTGCTGCTGTTCCAACCCATCGTAGGAGGCTGA
- a CDS encoding GspE/PulE family protein: protein MSEPHHYEHDTVPAALDALSRPSTELGVPPVEADMEGVWAALQREPEHHAAHLGQALVGAGMLTASQLESALRRQRAQEQHVPLGELVVQLGLLSPAQLRIALASWLDVPTVDLAQLKPEPAALARIPRALAQREGVLPLLVRDEVLVVVVSDPWDYRLLEYLRFVSELRVRPVLAAAGTLSQAIAMAYQVPSGDAANAGAGTPQMATVRELAQELSQADPGTSETDAEVVSESDNALVRLVNRLLADAIELRASDIHVETFESPKPVRIRLRVDGDLIRYLELPARVRFALVARLKIMADLDISEHRRPQDGKIDFARFGGTSLELRMVTVPTSGGLEDVVLRLLGGMKPLPLDAIGLSETNLAGLRRMMSKPYGLLLICGPTGCGKTTTLHSVMRELNEDKRKIWTAEDPIEISQDGLRQVQVNARIGWTFAAAMRTFLRADPDVIMIGEMRDEETARIAVEASLTGHLVMSTLHTNSAPESVTRLLEIGLDPFMFSDSLLAVLAQRLVRRLCLDCRIVEPLDERAARSLLRLYQQSGGGAAEAMNEEELLAGWRQRFGVDGAGGGLRQYRRHGCDTCGGTGYHGRLGIHELVIADESLRELIRRRAPAAEMFVSAQRSGMRTLRQDGIEKLLAGLTDLPEVLAATN, encoded by the coding sequence ATGAGCGAGCCCCACCACTACGAACACGACACCGTACCCGCCGCCCTGGATGCGCTGAGCCGGCCAAGCACCGAGCTGGGCGTGCCGCCGGTGGAGGCGGATATGGAAGGTGTCTGGGCGGCGTTGCAGCGCGAGCCCGAACATCATGCGGCCCATCTGGGCCAGGCCCTGGTCGGGGCCGGCATGCTCACCGCCAGCCAGCTGGAATCGGCGCTGCGCCGCCAGCGCGCGCAGGAGCAGCATGTGCCGCTGGGCGAGCTGGTGGTGCAGCTGGGGCTGCTCAGCCCGGCGCAGCTGCGCATCGCCCTGGCCAGCTGGTTGGACGTGCCCACCGTCGATCTGGCCCAGCTCAAGCCCGAGCCGGCGGCGCTGGCGCGCATCCCGCGCGCGCTTGCGCAGCGCGAGGGCGTGCTGCCGCTGTTGGTGCGCGACGAGGTGCTGGTGGTGGTGGTCTCCGACCCCTGGGACTACCGGTTGCTGGAGTACCTGCGTTTCGTCAGCGAGCTGCGCGTGCGCCCGGTGCTGGCGGCGGCGGGCACGCTCTCGCAGGCCATCGCCATGGCCTACCAGGTGCCCAGCGGCGATGCCGCCAATGCCGGCGCCGGCACGCCGCAGATGGCCACCGTGCGCGAACTCGCCCAGGAGCTGAGCCAGGCCGATCCCGGCACCTCCGAAACCGATGCCGAGGTGGTGTCGGAGTCCGACAACGCGCTGGTGCGCCTGGTCAACCGCCTGCTCGCCGATGCCATCGAGCTGCGCGCCTCCGACATCCATGTGGAGACCTTCGAGTCGCCCAAGCCGGTGCGCATCCGCTTGCGTGTGGACGGCGATCTGATCCGTTATCTGGAGCTGCCCGCGCGGGTGCGTTTCGCGCTGGTGGCGCGGCTCAAGATCATGGCCGATCTCGACATCTCCGAGCACCGCCGGCCGCAGGACGGCAAGATCGATTTCGCGCGCTTCGGCGGCACATCGCTGGAGCTGCGCATGGTCACCGTGCCCACCAGCGGCGGCCTGGAAGACGTGGTGCTGCGCCTGCTGGGCGGCATGAAGCCGCTGCCGCTGGACGCGATCGGCCTGTCCGAGACCAATCTGGCGGGCCTGCGCCGCATGATGAGCAAGCCCTATGGCCTGCTGCTGATCTGCGGCCCCACCGGCTGCGGCAAGACCACCACCCTGCACTCGGTGATGCGCGAGCTCAACGAGGACAAGCGCAAGATCTGGACCGCCGAGGACCCGATCGAGATCAGCCAGGACGGGCTGCGCCAGGTGCAGGTGAACGCACGCATCGGCTGGACTTTTGCGGCCGCCATGCGCACCTTTCTGCGCGCCGACCCCGACGTCATCATGATCGGCGAGATGCGCGACGAGGAGACCGCGCGCATCGCGGTGGAGGCCTCGCTGACCGGCCATCTGGTGATGTCCACCCTGCACACCAACTCGGCGCCCGAGAGCGTGACGCGGCTGCTGGAGATCGGCCTGGACCCCTTCATGTTCTCCGACTCGCTGCTGGCGGTGCTGGCGCAGCGCCTGGTGCGGCGGCTGTGTCTGGATTGCCGCATCGTCGAGCCGCTGGATGAACGCGCGGCGCGCTCGCTCTTGCGCCTGTATCAGCAATCCGGCGGCGGCGCGGCCGAGGCCATGAACGAGGAGGAGCTGCTGGCCGGCTGGCGGCAGCGCTTCGGCGTTGACGGAGCTGGCGGCGGCCTGCGCCAGTACCGCCGCCATGGCTGCGACACCTGTGGCGGCACCGGCTACCACGGCCGCCTGGGCATCCACGAGCTGGTGATCGCCGACGAATCGCTGCGCGAGCTGATACGCCGCCGCGCCCCGGCCGCCGAGATGTTCGTCAGCGCGCAGCGCAGCGGCATGCGCACCTTGCGCCAGGACGGCATCGAGAAACTGCTGGCCGGCCTGACCGACCTGCCCGAGGTGCTGGCTGCGACCAACTGA
- a CDS encoding FMN-dependent NADH-azoreductase, giving the protein MNILQINSSARRVQDGQGSFSTRLATELVEGLQQAQPGASLQVRDLAQQAHPVLDEAALQALFTPAEQRSAAQAERVALDDGLIAQIQAADVVVLGVPMINFGVPSQLKNWIDAISRARVTFRYTENGPEGLLTGKKVYAVLTRGGLHRDRPSDTVVPYLRTVLGFLGMSDVEFIYAEGLGMGPEAEAQGLASARAQIQQLLQPQAAEPATV; this is encoded by the coding sequence ATGAACATCCTGCAAATCAATTCCAGCGCCCGCCGTGTTCAAGACGGCCAGGGTTCCTTCTCCACCCGCCTGGCGACCGAGCTGGTCGAGGGTCTGCAACAGGCCCAGCCCGGTGCCAGCCTGCAGGTGCGCGACCTGGCGCAGCAAGCCCATCCGGTGCTGGACGAGGCCGCCCTGCAAGCCCTGTTCACCCCGGCCGAGCAGCGCAGCGCGGCGCAGGCCGAGCGCGTGGCCCTGGACGATGGCCTGATTGCCCAGATCCAGGCGGCCGATGTGGTGGTGCTGGGCGTGCCGATGATCAACTTCGGCGTGCCCAGCCAGCTGAAGAACTGGATCGACGCGATCTCGCGGGCCCGCGTCACCTTCCGCTACACCGAGAACGGCCCCGAGGGCCTGCTCACCGGCAAGAAGGTCTATGCGGTGCTGACGCGCGGCGGCCTGCACCGCGACCGCCCCAGCGACACCGTCGTGCCCTATCTGCGTACCGTGCTGGGCTTCCTGGGCATGAGCGATGTCGAGTTCATTTATGCCGAAGGCCTGGGCATGGGCCCGGAGGCCGAGGCGCAAGGCCTGGCCTCGGCGCGTGCCCAGATCCAGCAGCTGCTGCAACCGCAAGCGGCCGAGCCTGCTACCGTCTGA
- a CDS encoding LysR family transcriptional regulator, with product MSLDADDLLLFARVMEAGSFSRAADRVQLPKSTVSRRIAALEQRLGEKLLQRSTRRLALTEFGQGVLEHARVLAAEVDGALALALHRQQRPTGRLRVSMPGDFANQALDQMLSRFVLDYPEVQLELDLSPRRVDLIAEGFDLAVRMGSLPDDSQLAARRLALFSNGLYASPAYLQRHGEPQLPEALSSMQGLMILGRTGEPVPWTLMRGEGAEGAETQRWQGVPEQRTLVNAPDMLLRMACAGLGITAVGEHFAQPYVERGELLRVLPDWCLPPVACWAVFPERRLMPLRSRVFIEAMAATLASCPATQPESRSPH from the coding sequence ATGAGCCTGGACGCTGACGATCTGCTGCTGTTTGCGCGTGTGATGGAGGCCGGCAGCTTCAGCCGCGCGGCCGACCGGGTGCAGCTCCCCAAGTCCACCGTGTCGCGCCGCATCGCCGCGCTGGAGCAGCGTCTGGGCGAGAAGCTATTGCAGCGCAGCACGCGCCGGCTGGCGCTGACCGAATTCGGCCAGGGCGTGCTGGAACATGCACGCGTGCTGGCCGCCGAGGTGGACGGCGCCCTCGCCCTGGCCCTGCATCGCCAGCAGCGCCCCACCGGGCGGCTGCGCGTCTCGATGCCGGGCGACTTTGCCAACCAGGCGCTGGACCAGATGCTGAGCCGCTTCGTGCTGGACTATCCCGAGGTGCAGCTGGAACTGGACCTCTCGCCGCGCCGCGTGGACCTGATTGCCGAGGGCTTCGACCTCGCGGTGCGCATGGGCAGCCTGCCCGACGATTCGCAGCTGGCGGCGCGCCGCCTGGCCCTGTTCAGCAACGGGCTCTATGCCTCACCGGCCTATCTGCAGCGCCATGGCGAGCCGCAGCTGCCCGAGGCGCTGAGCAGCATGCAGGGGCTGATGATTCTGGGCCGCACCGGCGAGCCCGTGCCCTGGACACTCATGCGTGGGGAAGGCGCCGAGGGCGCCGAGACGCAACGCTGGCAAGGCGTGCCCGAGCAGCGCACCCTGGTGAATGCGCCCGACATGCTTCTGCGCATGGCCTGCGCCGGCCTGGGCATCACCGCGGTGGGCGAGCATTTCGCCCAGCCCTATGTGGAGCGCGGCGAGCTGTTGCGCGTGCTGCCCGACTGGTGCCTGCCACCGGTGGCCTGCTGGGCGGTGTTCCCCGAGCGCCGCCTGATGCCGCTGCGCAGCCGCGTCTTCATCGAGGCGATGGCGGCCACGCTGGCCAGTTGCCCGGCTACTCAGCCTGAAAGCCGATCTCCACACTGA